The sequence below is a genomic window from Providencia rettgeri.
TGTTTCACAGCTTGAGTTAAATACGAAAGCGGTGTACTCCATGGGTCGATAACCGCCTCACCGGGAACAGAAACGGCTGCTAGAGCACCTTCCGCTAAATGTGGTTCTCTACGATAGAGCTCTTCTTTATCAATAATTGCCACATCTAATACATTGTTAGTATGCGCTTGTTCGACTATCGCAGGTAATTTACTGAGTTGCTCATCATTCCATGCAACCACTAATGCCCCTGTTTCAAGAAGAGGTAAATTCATTTTTTCTCTAATTTCAATGAATTCACGATACCCTTCTTGCATGCACTCAAGCTCTAGACTCCCTGGTGTGGCGTCAAAACCTGTATGTAATAGCGCACTATTTGCCTTACTTGCTCCCGAAAGGATGTCACCGCCACGTTCGAGTAACAACGTGTTGGCTCCCATCAGTGTGAATTTGCGTGTCACTGCACAGCCAATGACACCACCGCCGATGACAATGACATCCCAAATTTTTTTATTATTAATATCCATGGCTGAGATCCTTAACTTAAAACTTGCACACATAAAACCACATAATTCCCACAATCACAATAAATAAAACAACACAAAGAACAACAACAACCAAAAACTTACTCACATTGTTACTTTATTGTGATTTTTGTCACATTAGTGAAACTTACTGTGAGTTTTTTGTGGATTTTATTTCCGATTGAACGATAGTAAGCAAAAAAACAGACCTATTTACAACATTTATAACACTGGGAACATTGTGATGCTCAATCAACGTTATGCGGCTATCGATCAGGGAACAACGGGAACCCGGGTCGTTGTCTTTGAAGAAGGCGGCCATTATCACTCCCCTATGAGCATTCCTCATAAGCAAATCACATTAAATAGTGGTTGGGTTGAACACGACCCAGAGGAAATACTGGCAAACATCATTAAGTGCTTACACAGTTGTGAAGTTGTTGATGCTATTGGGCTTTGTCACCAAGGTGAAAGCATTGTGGCATGGGATGCGGACAGCAAGCGCCCTTTATATAATGCCATTGTCTGGCAAGACTTACGGACAGAAAAAACTATCTCAATGCTCAAAGAGGCAGGATTAGAGCCACTGGTGCAATCTAAGTCGGGATTACCTCTCGACCCGTATTTTTCCGCCAGCAAAATGGGGTGGATAATTGAAAATGTCGTCGGCGCGAAAACATTAGCGGATAAAAATAAACTGCGTATCGGTACGATGGATGCTTTTTTTCTCGACCGCTTATGTGGCGTATTCGTCACCGACTATAACTCTGCATCTCGAACGTCATTACTCAACATTCATACCTTGGAATGGGACCAAGAGCTATGTGACATTTTTGGTGTTCCCATCCACTGTTTACCGCCTATTAAGGACAATATTGGTGACTTTGGCGCAATAAATCTCGATGGGCATCTCACACCAGTCACCGCCATTATTGTTGACCAATTTGCAGGCACATTTGGCCATGGTTGTCGTGAAAAAGGCGATGCAAAAATTACCTTCGGTACAGGCGCTTTCTTACAAGCATTGACTGGCACCGATATTCCACAAACTCATCACAGTGGTTTATTACCCACACTCTGCTGGAAGTTCCCCAATCAGCCCCCTGTCTTTGGGTTAGATGGCGGCGTATACAACGCAGCATCAGCCATCAATTGGGCTCGTAAAATCGGTTTATTTGACTCATTCGATGAACTCGGTGATTTCAGGGCTGAATCCGCTATTAAACGTGGTCTCGCCTTTGTCCCTGCGTTATCGGGTTTAGGGTGCCCATACTGGGATCGCAGTGCCGCAGGTCTCTGGGCTGGGCTTTCATTAGATACTGACAAAAAAGACATGATGCAGTCTGTCTTGGAAGGTATAGCAGCACGCTCTGCTGAAGTTATTTTTGCAATGGAAAAAATTTCACCACTAGGCCAATCAATCTCAGTCGATGGAGGGCTTTCTTCAAATCAATATTTTAAGCAGTTTTTAGCGAATTTATTACAAAAAGACATTGAAGCACCAGCAAACCGTGAAGTCACCGCACTAGGCGCAGCCTTGCTAGCTCGCAAAGGCATCGGTATCACTCACGAAATGGCGGTAAGACGCAACGCGACTGTGACGCATCCTGATGGAACGAACATGCAAGGTGTGATGGAACAATATCACGACATCATTGCCCGTTCTCGCCAATTAAGACACTAAAATAATAAAAGGAAACCCTACCATGGCTGAATTCGGAAATTACATTATTTATTTGATTATGTGCGGAGCCATCATTGGCGCAGTCGCATCCATTGTGAAACCAACCAGTGAACTGGGGAAAGAGTTTGTTAACGGGATCTTTTCTATCGGCCCTGTATTTCTTGCTCAAGCGGGGATCATGGCTGCAGTTCCACTACTCTCACAGTTAATATCTTATGTACTCGGCCCTGTGTTTTCATCGGTCGGGTCTGATGTTTCAATCGCGGCTTTATCCATTATTGCCGTCGATATGGGGGGCTACCAATTAGCGGATGCCTTAACCACTAATCGAGATATGTGGATCACCGCAATGTTGATCGGCTATACCTCTGGGGCCACCATTGTTTACCTGATCCCAGTAGGGTTAACAATGTTAAATCGCAAAGATCATAAATACCTTGCACTTGGTGCAATGGCTGGGTTGATCTCAATACCATTTGGCGTACTCGCTTCACTGCTATTAATTACGTTCAATAATATTCCAGTCAGGGACATTATTTCTACGAACTCACCAGCGGCACATCAATTAACCTTAGATTTCTTTACCATGTTGCAATACTTGATGCCGCTGTTTGTATTCTGTTTTTTATTGGCTGCTGGGCTAAAATATCGCCCGATGTTAATGGTAACCGGCTTCCTGATTTTCGGTAAAATCATGGATGCATTCGTCAAATTAGTCTTAGCATTTTCCATTGTTGAGCACTTTACCGGAGTATTCACCAAAGTTTTCGGTGCATGGGGCTTCGACCCACTGTTTGCAGACCAAAATGAGCTATTCCGTGCCATCGAAATTGCAGGTTATATCGGTATTATGTTAGCGGGTACATTCCCAATTTGTTATTTGTTCCAACGCTACTGTAAACCTTTAGTACGTGCATTAAGTAACCGTTTAAAACTGAGTGATACGGGTTCTTTAGGTTTTATTATGGTGATGGCAAACATTATCGCGACTTATCACTTATTCAAAGAAATGCGAGCGAGGGATAAAGTATTATGTGTCGCATTTGGTGTCTGTGCGCAAGCGACCATCGGTGATCACCTTGCATTCACGGCCAATTTCCAACCTACACTCGTTTTGCCTATTTTGCTTGGTAAATTGGTCGGTGGCTTCTTAGCCGTATTTATTGCGATTAAAATTTCAGTACCACAGGCGATGCGTTATGAAGCTGATGATATAAAAGCGGCTGAAATATCCAAAGAAGAAAGTGAACTCGCGGTTGCGAAACAACATTAATTAACATTAACCACACTTATATATTTAAAGATAAAACCCGCTGTATGCTAAATATGAATACTCATAAAGTAGCATACAGCTTTTATTTATTAGCCTAAAAGCAACTAAAATACTCGTCCATTATTAACATTAAACTCATCCATTATTAACATCAAATTCATTAGATAAATTATCTATATTTAGTCATCACGAACTATTATATGGCCTATCTTTAAATGATATTTTTATATAAATAACTATCAACAATAAATAAAATGTAATAATAACAATTTATAAAAGAGTAATTTATCAAATAACAATTCTCCCAAAATAAAAACACCTCAATAATAGAGATATTGAGGTGCTTCAAGATAAATACCATTAACTCAAATAAGAATCATTTCGCTTTAACGTTCCCAATACGATTCTTCTAAACTATCTTCTTTTTCAGGTAAACCACGAGTCAAGCGAGGTGAATGCTGAGTTAATACTTGATAACTTACACGATTAGCATATTTACACACTTGGGCTAAAGATGAATACGTTAAGTATTGGCGCTCATGTTTACTGGAATTCGGTACATTAGAGCGATGATAAGAATTGGCGGTAATATCGTGAAGTAATGCAGATAAAGCCCCGTCTCCCGCCCCATTCGTGTTCATGATTTTCTCAGGTCCGCCCATATAAGGCTCAATATGCGAGAAAATTCGTAATGGAGTTTGGCAATCTTGTTGGCGCATTGCTCGGCTAAATTCATACAAATTAAATTCTGCAATTGCACCCGGCAATAATGGGTGCTGCGTCGTGCGTTTATAAGCGTCTTCGGTATAGCCAGCCATATACAAGCCAGACGGGCCAGCGGTACATAAAACTAAATCGACCCAGTCTAATGCCATATTAGAGGCAAGTAATGGGTCACTCAGCCCGGTCAGTTCCTGCGCTTCGTCTTCATTCATTGCAACGACTGAAATATGTTCCGCCAAAAAATCACGCCAGAACTGAGGGTCTTGAGCGATGACGAATTTTGTTCCAAGTGTCAACACGACGGGGACATTATGCTTTTTCGCATACGCAATAGCCTGCATCGTCGCATCCGGCATAGTTTCTCCGGGTTTACAGCGAACTAAATAAGCCGTTAATACCAGCGCGGAAGCCCCCGCAATGATATCTTCTGGAATGCTATTTGGGTGCAAGCGGTTCATATGGCCGGGACTGATAGCAAAAGTCCGCTCACCATTTTCAGTGACTAAAGTAAAACAGCGCCCAATCGGGCCATCCACACCCTGTAGAAAATTTAAATCCATACGGCTGGAGGTATGGCATAAATAGCGATAAGCATAGCTGCCAATTTGGATGTTATTGCACATTGCGCCTAATAACACAGATCTGTCATCTGCTAATACTGAATAATTGTGCAGTGTGTTGCCAATCGTTCCACCCGCAAACTCATGAGTAATCAATGCATTATCTGTAAGTTCTTTATATAACGCTTCGGCGGCATCATCTTCAATAACCAGTGAATGCCCCTTACTCAACTGATAGCGTTGAATGAATTCGTCATCCACTTTCGCTTCAATATCGACTAATGTTTGGTCGATACCAACGATATAGGACTTACAATTCTCATCATCTACTAACGTTTCTTTTAAAGGCTGTAATAAAGGATCTCTGAGACTAACAGGGAAATAGTGTTTTGACTTGCGTTGACCGGGGAATTTCATAATTAGAAGATTAACAATGGAACATCGCCCTATTCTAGCACGATAAAATAAAGCCAGCACCTGCAAAGAAGACACTGGCTCCATTGTTTGTCATTTGGTGGTAATTTTACTGATTCTGATGTTTATAATCGCGGTAAAGCTCCCGACTTAACACAAATGCACAGCTCAAAATTAAACCTAATATAGCGCTTAACGCAACAATCAACGCTGATTTAGGCGAATCTTTCTGTAACGGTAAGTCTGGCGTTAAAATAAACTTAACAGGCGTAAAAGCTAATTCTTTCGCGGTTATCTCTTGTAAATTATCGAGATAAATTTTACGATTTTGTAGATTTTCACTCATCAAAGCCAAATCACGATTTTGAGTTTCAATCAGTAATTTTCGCTCTAAAGCTTCAGTTCCTAACGCAATTGGGTAATCAGGATCATCATTAATAGCAACGGATTCGCTGGCGATTGGTTTTTCAATTCCCGCAGCTTTTGCAATATCAACGGCACGCTTAAGCCTTTCAACTTTAACATCATATTCTGTTTGAATTTTGCTGACTTCGCGTTTTAGTGACTCACTAGCATAAATAAGTTTCTCTGAAATCAGATTATCGATTTCAACTTTTAACTGCTGCCTTACTTTCGATGCACTATAACGAATATAGCCTTCAAGCAAATCTTGGGCTTCTGTAGGCGAGGGGGCAGTAAAGCTTAATACAATATCATTTGAGGTACTGTTCTTCTCTTTTGAGAGATCTTGAATTCTAATATCATTAGAAATGATTGAATTCACTAGCCTTTGCTGCGCGATAACATCATCTTTTGGGTCAATTTTCTCGACAAGATTATGGTAATACTCAGTACTTCTTATATAATTTTCTTGATTAACTTTTGAACGATACTGGTCAATAAATGCAGTAAAAACACGTTGAGCACTAAGGTCAACAGGAACATCTAAGACATCCAATTGCGCTTTAAATGCATTGACTTCTTTAAGCTCCTCAGATGCAGGAGGAATAACAATAGCAGTACTGCTCCATTTTTGAGGTAATAACTTAACAACACCAGCACTTACCCCAATACAAACAATCGTAAATATAAGAATCAAAAATTT
It includes:
- a CDS encoding FGGY family carbohydrate kinase, giving the protein MLNQRYAAIDQGTTGTRVVVFEEGGHYHSPMSIPHKQITLNSGWVEHDPEEILANIIKCLHSCEVVDAIGLCHQGESIVAWDADSKRPLYNAIVWQDLRTEKTISMLKEAGLEPLVQSKSGLPLDPYFSASKMGWIIENVVGAKTLADKNKLRIGTMDAFFLDRLCGVFVTDYNSASRTSLLNIHTLEWDQELCDIFGVPIHCLPPIKDNIGDFGAINLDGHLTPVTAIIVDQFAGTFGHGCREKGDAKITFGTGAFLQALTGTDIPQTHHSGLLPTLCWKFPNQPPVFGLDGGVYNAASAINWARKIGLFDSFDELGDFRAESAIKRGLAFVPALSGLGCPYWDRSAAGLWAGLSLDTDKKDMMQSVLEGIAARSAEVIFAMEKISPLGQSISVDGGLSSNQYFKQFLANLLQKDIEAPANREVTALGAALLARKGIGITHEMAVRRNATVTHPDGTNMQGVMEQYHDIIARSRQLRH
- the eutH gene encoding ethanolamine utilization protein EutH; translation: MAEFGNYIIYLIMCGAIIGAVASIVKPTSELGKEFVNGIFSIGPVFLAQAGIMAAVPLLSQLISYVLGPVFSSVGSDVSIAALSIIAVDMGGYQLADALTTNRDMWITAMLIGYTSGATIVYLIPVGLTMLNRKDHKYLALGAMAGLISIPFGVLASLLLITFNNIPVRDIISTNSPAAHQLTLDFFTMLQYLMPLFVFCFLLAAGLKYRPMLMVTGFLIFGKIMDAFVKLVLAFSIVEHFTGVFTKVFGAWGFDPLFADQNELFRAIEIAGYIGIMLAGTFPICYLFQRYCKPLVRALSNRLKLSDTGSLGFIMVMANIIATYHLFKEMRARDKVLCVAFGVCAQATIGDHLAFTANFQPTLVLPILLGKLVGGFLAVFIAIKISVPQAMRYEADDIKAAEISKEESELAVAKQH
- a CDS encoding inosine/guanosine kinase — its product is MKFPGQRKSKHYFPVSLRDPLLQPLKETLVDDENCKSYIVGIDQTLVDIEAKVDDEFIQRYQLSKGHSLVIEDDAAEALYKELTDNALITHEFAGGTIGNTLHNYSVLADDRSVLLGAMCNNIQIGSYAYRYLCHTSSRMDLNFLQGVDGPIGRCFTLVTENGERTFAISPGHMNRLHPNSIPEDIIAGASALVLTAYLVRCKPGETMPDATMQAIAYAKKHNVPVVLTLGTKFVIAQDPQFWRDFLAEHISVVAMNEDEAQELTGLSDPLLASNMALDWVDLVLCTAGPSGLYMAGYTEDAYKRTTQHPLLPGAIAEFNLYEFSRAMRQQDCQTPLRIFSHIEPYMGGPEKIMNTNGAGDGALSALLHDITANSYHRSNVPNSSKHERQYLTYSSLAQVCKYANRVSYQVLTQHSPRLTRGLPEKEDSLEESYWER
- the wzz(fepE) gene encoding LPS O-antigen length regulator Wzz(fepE) produces the protein MALFSILLKHKFLILIFTIVCIGVSAGVVKLLPQKWSSTAIVIPPASEELKEVNAFKAQLDVLDVPVDLSAQRVFTAFIDQYRSKVNQENYIRSTEYYHNLVEKIDPKDDVIAQQRLVNSIISNDIRIQDLSKEKNSTSNDIVLSFTAPSPTEAQDLLEGYIRYSASKVRQQLKVEIDNLISEKLIYASESLKREVSKIQTEYDVKVERLKRAVDIAKAAGIEKPIASESVAINDDPDYPIALGTEALERKLLIETQNRDLALMSENLQNRKIYLDNLQEITAKELAFTPVKFILTPDLPLQKDSPKSALIVALSAILGLILSCAFVLSRELYRDYKHQNQ